In the Bacillus sp. HSf4 genome, AACTGAAGGCTACATTTCCGTCACCCAATGCGCGATTTTTTGGGAAAGCTCTTCAGCGGCCTCTTTTTCTGCGATGTTGGCCAAGGAAGCATTCAGTTTTTGAATGAGTTCCGCCTTTTCTTCTTCATATGAGATCAGCGTGCTCCATTCCAATTGCGGCACTGCCACAAGCGTATGAAACTGCTGTTTGTTTTCATGAAGATATACATCTGTGATCATTTCTTTTTGATTGATGATGTTGGCTTTCCTTATTTTCAACTCTCTTTCACCTGCCCTACCCATCTTTTTTCCCATTATACTATAAAAAACAAACAGCC is a window encoding:
- a CDS encoding YueH family protein: MKIRKANIINQKEMITDVYLHENKQQFHTLVAVPQLEWSTLISYEEEKAELIQKLNASLANIAEKEAAEELSQKIAHWVTEM